From Drosophila nasuta strain 15112-1781.00 chromosome X, ASM2355853v1, whole genome shotgun sequence, one genomic window encodes:
- the LOC132795454 gene encoding uncharacterized protein LOC132795454 isoform X1, translating to MDRAGMQARPVPAPRRLYPEIRAADYENIEINVNSSSSSTNTASSTNQINHSHSNNNNNNINNNSACKKLNIDVENMHASCADKKLPAYSHNKLILQELNVEQPIYGPDANENVPTEPLYATPKPAPRQRARAELLLEKEEDEEREREAEAKAVKAAEEQPGTLPKKALRAAPQVPTKQQQLELERRRPDRCSISSEFSTTSIGGNGQPEDDSRYASNASLDCSESGSQSGKFKSPSPGYVDVEGEHKDVVQREPQTETDIESQTQNETETDTETETESDIEIEIETEAEADGAASSDLSEISASCDDPKNLLRSLGNTSKLLGEAIGERVAFKAKGAKKRIDKNLKSSTEAISNLGTDLRNAAGKRFGSNFSLGRRDKTAAGGAPATGTSLDSQAEAEAELERRRTMPNTDVFSAIQFNSPLHRNANGGGQTDLSEQPADELTYEVPPMQSKLKPAKAAKPPSYDEALRSRPTPPVPAVAAKHLALEAAQKVQLRSQQQSSSGDSTGEELPMPAFPAPRLSQHLDALQPPTRHKRRKNYENIQLRRPPVDSAELHELNRVAADAERKESLLLNANIAAEEARAPKPERSDSWQFYDEAAVNPGEAEEEDVDCDSCSSPEPLYANQEATYGKLFEMATSSNSRNKLLTPQPELACISEDGELDSNDGAVGGWSGAGAGSGVGAGTHAELIEEFDPLMSKSSTLARSNKSNELLLLEHLLEEDTYGTIKREQDDVSMCTSEEDARNNDATTPTTPTRTTAAVAGAATTSPSTAASNEQLQEDSDSPDAVEARAKPFLCRLDEKSAASAVVVDLSAPSRNRTNWFVGDKANTHIEGDSPPTYLEAIGGDGQPLATSSSAAAAVGASTSAAAAATTTSPTAAAGGETRSTLGSRFRQTMNAFSNVKLRMDAMKRRASFKGAAQRQSDVKVALQMVPRPCLSPLLVRYEGPLVRFPSGVVEDILKEMQNRKAILRDRQFQTFLDQEMKTPKELIPLDTITTLQCVSNSRVTDSATHFYCFEVTTSQPKNGNATSDNMSSNPNLLMTSNACGNVKQQRVAHLYGVGKESERGVWMQKILESLTNSVPVKYTCHYYRAGWCYLKNSITSEWSGTWLVLRKSQRRLIFVSEANGNVEKMDLRKARCIVLKESDDSIDNLHVESGPLLMIDCPPYSVYMIMSSARETKIWRHIIREVAHNNGFSLGDQQLTRYDVPVIVDKCINFVYIHGSMSEGIYRKSGSENSMHKLMSAFRADAFNVEITRNEYNEHDVANVLKRFMRDLPERLLGKLTDSFVFVTELAVASEKIPIYRELLGRLSTIEHETLRRIVGHLVFISSQQAKNKMSIQNLTMIWGPTLLAKKCDELIYSQKEADVLTDLIVLYKNLFPCSADEMKKEQAMLMCLQKYYAAAETLKDAVKQSGDIKIWISLNPNPDNTTEEKTQVNATISPTKTAYELCREYSEKMRLPTHQLTLYEVILNDSLERPLHHDAKVFDVILNWSYWPEEDRKHNYLVVRPIDMLREVQRAVKNLATVTPGKELRFADYRTKSFKSLQCELRDGKIVVSKKDKNDKTTIIREIFLQSSTAYLGCERKRDFPWSWAITFVERTQAQIMRSRDAPYIGHVLAGSEWVDRTIWYSSIWYCLHGDNILPPAEIIIK from the exons ATGGATCGGGCGGGAATGCAGGCACGTCCCGTGCCGGCTCCGCGTCGCCTTTACCCGGAGATACGGGCAGCCGACTATGAGAATATCGAGATCAAtgtgaacagcagcagcagcagcacaaataCTGCCAGTAGCACCAATCAAATCAATCacagtcacagcaacaacaacaacaacaatataaacaacaacagtgcgTGCAAAAAGTTAAACATCGATGTGGAGAATATGCACGCAAGTTGCGCTGACAAGAAACTGCCAGCGTATAGTCACAACAAACTGATACTCCAGGAGCTGAACGTGGAGCAGCCAATCTATGGACCCGATGCCAATGAGAATGTGCCCACAGAGCCGCTTTATGCGACGCCCAAGCCAGCGCCCAGGCAGCGAGCAAGAGcggagctgctgctggaaaAGGAGGAAGACGAAGAGCGAGAACGAGAAGCGGAAGCGAAAGCTGTGAAAGCAGCGGAAGAGCAACCTGGAACATTGCCAAAGAAGGCATTGCGTGCTGCGCCTCAAGTGCCAacgaagcagcaacaacttgaaCTCGAACGTCGTCGCCCCGATCGCTGCTCCATCTCGAGTGAGTTCTCCACAACAAGCATTGGAGGCAACGGGCAGCCGGAGGATGATTCCCGTTACGCATCGAATGCATCGCTCGACTGCAGCGAGAGCGGCTCACAGAGCGGCAAATTCAAGTCGCCGTCACCCGGGTACGTAGACGTTGAGGGTGAGCACAAGGATGTTGTTCAGCGGGAGCCCCAAACTGAAACAGATATTGAGAGtcaaacacaaaatgaaaccgaaaccgatacagaaactgaaactgaatctgacatcgaaatcgaaatcgaaacaGAGGCCGAGGCGGATGGCGCCGCCTCGTCCGATCTGTCGGAGATTTCTGCAAGCTGTGACGATCCCAA GAATCTGCTGCGCTCGCTGGGCAATACATCGAAGCTACTCGGCGAGGCGATTGGCGAGCGCGTTGCCTTCAAGGCGAAGGGCGCCAAGAAGCGCATCGACAAGAATCTAAAAAGCTCCACGGAGGCGATCAGCAATCTCGGCACCGATCTGCGAAACGCTGCTGGCAAACGTTTCGGTTCGAATTTCTCATTGGGCAGACGCGACAAGACGGCTGCAGGCGGTGCTCCGGCAACCGGAACATCGTTGGATAGCCaagcggaggcggaggcggagctGGAACGACGTCGCACGATGCCCAACACGGATGTGTTTAGTGCAATACAGTTCAATAGTCCGCTGCATCGCAATGCGAACGGCGGCGGCCAAACGGATCTCAGCGAGCAGCCCGCCGACGAGCTGACCTACGAGGTGCCGCCGATGCAGTCGAAGCTGAAGCCCGCCAAGGCTGCCAAGCCGCCCAGCTACGATGAGGCATTGCGGTCGCGACCCACGCCGCCGGTGCCCGCGGTGGCCGCCAAGCATTTGGCTCTGGAGGCAGCACAAAAAGTGCAGCTGCGTAGCCAGCAGCAGTCGAGCAGCGGCGATTCGACAGGCGAGGAGTTGCCGATGCCAGCGTTTCCGGCGCCGCGTCTCTCGCAGCATTTGGACGCACTGCAGCCGCCGACACGCCACAAGCGTCGCAAGAACTACGAGAACATACAGTTGCGTCGTCCGCCCGTCGATTCCGCCGAGCTGCATGAACTGAATCGCGTCGCAGCCGATGCGGAACGCAAGGAATCGCTGCTCCTCAATGCGAACATTGCGGCCGAAGAGGCGCGTGCTCCGAAGCCAGAGCGCAGCGACTCGTGGCAATTCTACGACGAGGCCGCAGTGAATCCTGGCGAGGCGGAAGAGGAGGACGTCGACTGCGATTCGTGCTCGTCCCCAGAGCCGTTGTATGCCAATCAGGAGGCCACCTATGGCAAGCTCTTTGAGATggccaccagcagcaacagtcgcaaCAAGCTTCTGACCCCGCAGCCGGAACTCGCATGCATCAGCGAAGATGGCGAGCTGGACAGCAACGATGGCGCAGTTGGTGGCTGGTcgggagcgggagcgggaTCGGGAGTCGGAGCTGGAACGCATGCGGAGCTGATCGAAGAGTTTGATCCGCTGATGAGCAAATCATCAACGCTGGCGCGTTCGAACAAAAGCAAcgaactgctgctgctcgagcATCTGCTCGAGGAGGACACATATGGCACCATCAAGCGGGAGCAGGACGATGTCAGCATGTGCACCTCCGAGGAGGATGCGCGCAACAATGAtgccacaacaccaacaacgcCAACAAGAACAACGGCTGCCGTAGCtggggcagcaacaacttccCCATCGACTGCCGCAAGCAACGAGCAGTTGCAGGAAGATTCGGATTCCCCCGATGCAGTCGAGGCACGCGCCAAACCCTTCCTTTGTCGCCTCGACGAAAAGTCCGCGGCATCCGCTGTGGTCGTGGATTTGTCAGCGCCATCGCGGAATCGCACCAATTGGTTTGTGGGCGACAAGGCGAACACACACATCGAGGGCGATAGTCCGCCCACGTATCTGGAGGCCATTGGCGGCGACGGTCAACCGCTGgccacatcatcatcagcagcagcagcagtcggagcatcaacatcagccgcagcagcagcaacaaccacatcgccaacagctgcagctggcgGTGAAACACGCTCCACGCTAGGTTCACGTTTCAGGCAAACGATGAACGCCTTCTCGAATGTCAAACTGCGCATGGATGCGATGAAGCGACGTGCCAGCTTCAAGGGTGCTGCCCAGCGGCAGTCGGATGTCAAGGTGGCACTCCAGATGGTGCCACGTCCATGTTTGTCGCCTCTGCTGGTGCGCTACGAGGGACCACTGGTGCGTTTTCCCTCGGGCGTCGTCGAGGACATACTCAAGGAGATGCAGAATCGCAAAGCCATTCTGCGTGATCGTCAGTTTCAGACGTTCCTCGATCAGGAGATGAAGACGCCCAAGGAACTGATACCGCTCGACACGATCACGACGCTGCAGTGCGTCAGCAACAGTCGCGTCACGGACAGTGCCACGCATTTCTATTGCTTCGAGGTGACCACGTCGCAGCCGAAAAATGGCAACGCCACCTCCGATAATATGTCCTCCAATCCGAATCTGTTGATGACCAGCAATGCCTGCGGCAATGTGAAGCAACAGCGTGTCGCCCATCTCTACGGTGTGGGCAAGGAGTCCGAGCGCGGTGTCTGGATGCAAAAGATCCTCGAGAGTCTCACGAACAGCGTGCCCGTGAAATATACCTGCCACTATTATCGCGCCGGCTGGTGCTACCTTAAG AATTCCATCACCTCAGAATGGAGCGGCACTTGGCTGGTGCTGCGCAAGAGTCAGCGACGTCTCATCTTTGTGAGCGAGGCCAACGGCAATGTCGAGAAAATGGATCTTCGCAAAGCGCGTTGCATAG TGCTGAAGGAGAGCGACGATTCCATTGACAATCTGCACGTGGAGAGCGGCCCGTTGCTGATGATCGACTGTCCGCCGTACTCGGTGTACATGATCATGAGCTCGGCGAGGGAGACAAAGATCTGGCGACACATCATTCGCGAGGTGGCCCACAACAATGGCTTCTCACTAGGCGATCAGCAGCTGACGCGCTACGATGTGCCCGTCATCGTGGACAAGTGCATCAATTTCGTGTACATTCACGGCTCCATGTCGGAGGGCATTTATCGCAAGTCCGGATCGGAGAATTCGATGCACAAACTGATGAGCGCCTTTCGTGCGGATGCCTTCAATGTGGAGATCACGCGCAACGAATACAATGAGCACGATGTGGCCAATGTCCTCAAGCGTTTCATGCGCGATCTGCCCGAACGTTTGCTGGGCAAACTAACCGACAGCTTTGTGTTTGTCACCGAACTCGCTGTGGCCTCCGAGAAGATACCCATCTACAGGGAGCTGCTCGGACGGCTGAGCACCATTGAGCACGAGACGTTGCGACGCATCGTTGGCCACTTGGTGTTCATCAGTTCCCAGCAGGCGAAGAACAAAATGAGCATACAGAATCTAACTATGATCTGGGGTCCCACACTGCTGGCGAAGAAG TGTGACGAACTCATTTACTCACAGAAGGAGGCCGATGTGCTCACCGATCTGATTGTACTCTATAAGAATCTATTTCCCTGCAGCGCCGATGAAATG AAAAAGGAGCAAGCCATGCTGATGTGCCTGCAAAAATACTATGCAGCCGCTGAGACACTCAAAGATGCTGTGAAACAGTCTGGTGATATTAAGATCTGGATCAGTCTAAATCCCAATCCGGATAATACAACAGAG GAGAAGACACAAGTGAATGCGACAATCTCACCGACAAAGACCGCCTATGAGTTGTGTCGCGAGTATTCGGAGAAGATGCGATTGCCCACACATCAGCTGACGCTGTACGAGGTGATCTTGAATGATAGTCTAGAGCGGCCGCTGCATCACGATGCCAAAGTGTTCGATGTCATATTGAACTGGTCGTATTGGCCCGAAGAGGATCGCAAGCACAATTATCTTGTGGTTCGACCCATCGATATGCTACGCGAGGTGCAGCGGGCTGTGAAGAATCTGGCGACAGTGACGCCGGGCAAGGAGCTGCGCTTTGCTGACTATCGCACCAAGTCCTTTAAGTCGCTGCAGTGTGAGCTGCGTGATGGCAAAATTGTTGTCTCGAAGAAGGATAAGAACGACAAGACAACGATAATACGTGAAATATTCCTGCAGAGCTCAACCGCGTATTTGGGCTGTGAACGCAAGCGTGACTTCCCCTGGAGCTGGGCTATCACATTTGTGGAGCGCACTCAGGCGCAAATTATGAG ATCGCGTGATGCTCCGTACATTGGTCATGTGCTGGCGGGCAGTGAATGGGTCGATCGCACTATTTGGTATTCGAGCATTTGGTATTGTCTACATGGGGATAATATATTGCCGCCAGCGGAGATCATCATCAAGTGA
- the LOC132795454 gene encoding uncharacterized protein LOC132795454 isoform X2 has protein sequence MDRAGMQARPVPAPRRLYPEIRAADYENIEINVNSSSSSTNTASSTNQINHSHSNNNNNNINNNSACKKLNIDVENMHASCADKKLPAYSHNKLILQELNVEQPIYGPDANENVPTEPLYATPKPAPRQRARAELLLEKEEDEEREREAEAKAVKAAEEQPGTLPKKALRAAPQVPTKQQQLELERRRPDRCSISSEFSTTSIGGNGQPEDDSRYASNASLDCSESGSQSGKFKSPSPGNLLRSLGNTSKLLGEAIGERVAFKAKGAKKRIDKNLKSSTEAISNLGTDLRNAAGKRFGSNFSLGRRDKTAAGGAPATGTSLDSQAEAEAELERRRTMPNTDVFSAIQFNSPLHRNANGGGQTDLSEQPADELTYEVPPMQSKLKPAKAAKPPSYDEALRSRPTPPVPAVAAKHLALEAAQKVQLRSQQQSSSGDSTGEELPMPAFPAPRLSQHLDALQPPTRHKRRKNYENIQLRRPPVDSAELHELNRVAADAERKESLLLNANIAAEEARAPKPERSDSWQFYDEAAVNPGEAEEEDVDCDSCSSPEPLYANQEATYGKLFEMATSSNSRNKLLTPQPELACISEDGELDSNDGAVGGWSGAGAGSGVGAGTHAELIEEFDPLMSKSSTLARSNKSNELLLLEHLLEEDTYGTIKREQDDVSMCTSEEDARNNDATTPTTPTRTTAAVAGAATTSPSTAASNEQLQEDSDSPDAVEARAKPFLCRLDEKSAASAVVVDLSAPSRNRTNWFVGDKANTHIEGDSPPTYLEAIGGDGQPLATSSSAAAAVGASTSAAAAATTTSPTAAAGGETRSTLGSRFRQTMNAFSNVKLRMDAMKRRASFKGAAQRQSDVKVALQMVPRPCLSPLLVRYEGPLVRFPSGVVEDILKEMQNRKAILRDRQFQTFLDQEMKTPKELIPLDTITTLQCVSNSRVTDSATHFYCFEVTTSQPKNGNATSDNMSSNPNLLMTSNACGNVKQQRVAHLYGVGKESERGVWMQKILESLTNSVPVKYTCHYYRAGWCYLKNSITSEWSGTWLVLRKSQRRLIFVSEANGNVEKMDLRKARCIVLKESDDSIDNLHVESGPLLMIDCPPYSVYMIMSSARETKIWRHIIREVAHNNGFSLGDQQLTRYDVPVIVDKCINFVYIHGSMSEGIYRKSGSENSMHKLMSAFRADAFNVEITRNEYNEHDVANVLKRFMRDLPERLLGKLTDSFVFVTELAVASEKIPIYRELLGRLSTIEHETLRRIVGHLVFISSQQAKNKMSIQNLTMIWGPTLLAKKCDELIYSQKEADVLTDLIVLYKNLFPCSADEMKKEQAMLMCLQKYYAAAETLKDAVKQSGDIKIWISLNPNPDNTTEEKTQVNATISPTKTAYELCREYSEKMRLPTHQLTLYEVILNDSLERPLHHDAKVFDVILNWSYWPEEDRKHNYLVVRPIDMLREVQRAVKNLATVTPGKELRFADYRTKSFKSLQCELRDGKIVVSKKDKNDKTTIIREIFLQSSTAYLGCERKRDFPWSWAITFVERTQAQIMRSRDAPYIGHVLAGSEWVDRTIWYSSIWYCLHGDNILPPAEIIIK, from the exons ATGGATCGGGCGGGAATGCAGGCACGTCCCGTGCCGGCTCCGCGTCGCCTTTACCCGGAGATACGGGCAGCCGACTATGAGAATATCGAGATCAAtgtgaacagcagcagcagcagcacaaataCTGCCAGTAGCACCAATCAAATCAATCacagtcacagcaacaacaacaacaacaatataaacaacaacagtgcgTGCAAAAAGTTAAACATCGATGTGGAGAATATGCACGCAAGTTGCGCTGACAAGAAACTGCCAGCGTATAGTCACAACAAACTGATACTCCAGGAGCTGAACGTGGAGCAGCCAATCTATGGACCCGATGCCAATGAGAATGTGCCCACAGAGCCGCTTTATGCGACGCCCAAGCCAGCGCCCAGGCAGCGAGCAAGAGcggagctgctgctggaaaAGGAGGAAGACGAAGAGCGAGAACGAGAAGCGGAAGCGAAAGCTGTGAAAGCAGCGGAAGAGCAACCTGGAACATTGCCAAAGAAGGCATTGCGTGCTGCGCCTCAAGTGCCAacgaagcagcaacaacttgaaCTCGAACGTCGTCGCCCCGATCGCTGCTCCATCTCGAGTGAGTTCTCCACAACAAGCATTGGAGGCAACGGGCAGCCGGAGGATGATTCCCGTTACGCATCGAATGCATCGCTCGACTGCAGCGAGAGCGGCTCACAGAGCGGCAAATTCAAGTCGCCGTCACCCGG GAATCTGCTGCGCTCGCTGGGCAATACATCGAAGCTACTCGGCGAGGCGATTGGCGAGCGCGTTGCCTTCAAGGCGAAGGGCGCCAAGAAGCGCATCGACAAGAATCTAAAAAGCTCCACGGAGGCGATCAGCAATCTCGGCACCGATCTGCGAAACGCTGCTGGCAAACGTTTCGGTTCGAATTTCTCATTGGGCAGACGCGACAAGACGGCTGCAGGCGGTGCTCCGGCAACCGGAACATCGTTGGATAGCCaagcggaggcggaggcggagctGGAACGACGTCGCACGATGCCCAACACGGATGTGTTTAGTGCAATACAGTTCAATAGTCCGCTGCATCGCAATGCGAACGGCGGCGGCCAAACGGATCTCAGCGAGCAGCCCGCCGACGAGCTGACCTACGAGGTGCCGCCGATGCAGTCGAAGCTGAAGCCCGCCAAGGCTGCCAAGCCGCCCAGCTACGATGAGGCATTGCGGTCGCGACCCACGCCGCCGGTGCCCGCGGTGGCCGCCAAGCATTTGGCTCTGGAGGCAGCACAAAAAGTGCAGCTGCGTAGCCAGCAGCAGTCGAGCAGCGGCGATTCGACAGGCGAGGAGTTGCCGATGCCAGCGTTTCCGGCGCCGCGTCTCTCGCAGCATTTGGACGCACTGCAGCCGCCGACACGCCACAAGCGTCGCAAGAACTACGAGAACATACAGTTGCGTCGTCCGCCCGTCGATTCCGCCGAGCTGCATGAACTGAATCGCGTCGCAGCCGATGCGGAACGCAAGGAATCGCTGCTCCTCAATGCGAACATTGCGGCCGAAGAGGCGCGTGCTCCGAAGCCAGAGCGCAGCGACTCGTGGCAATTCTACGACGAGGCCGCAGTGAATCCTGGCGAGGCGGAAGAGGAGGACGTCGACTGCGATTCGTGCTCGTCCCCAGAGCCGTTGTATGCCAATCAGGAGGCCACCTATGGCAAGCTCTTTGAGATggccaccagcagcaacagtcgcaaCAAGCTTCTGACCCCGCAGCCGGAACTCGCATGCATCAGCGAAGATGGCGAGCTGGACAGCAACGATGGCGCAGTTGGTGGCTGGTcgggagcgggagcgggaTCGGGAGTCGGAGCTGGAACGCATGCGGAGCTGATCGAAGAGTTTGATCCGCTGATGAGCAAATCATCAACGCTGGCGCGTTCGAACAAAAGCAAcgaactgctgctgctcgagcATCTGCTCGAGGAGGACACATATGGCACCATCAAGCGGGAGCAGGACGATGTCAGCATGTGCACCTCCGAGGAGGATGCGCGCAACAATGAtgccacaacaccaacaacgcCAACAAGAACAACGGCTGCCGTAGCtggggcagcaacaacttccCCATCGACTGCCGCAAGCAACGAGCAGTTGCAGGAAGATTCGGATTCCCCCGATGCAGTCGAGGCACGCGCCAAACCCTTCCTTTGTCGCCTCGACGAAAAGTCCGCGGCATCCGCTGTGGTCGTGGATTTGTCAGCGCCATCGCGGAATCGCACCAATTGGTTTGTGGGCGACAAGGCGAACACACACATCGAGGGCGATAGTCCGCCCACGTATCTGGAGGCCATTGGCGGCGACGGTCAACCGCTGgccacatcatcatcagcagcagcagcagtcggagcatcaacatcagccgcagcagcagcaacaaccacatcgccaacagctgcagctggcgGTGAAACACGCTCCACGCTAGGTTCACGTTTCAGGCAAACGATGAACGCCTTCTCGAATGTCAAACTGCGCATGGATGCGATGAAGCGACGTGCCAGCTTCAAGGGTGCTGCCCAGCGGCAGTCGGATGTCAAGGTGGCACTCCAGATGGTGCCACGTCCATGTTTGTCGCCTCTGCTGGTGCGCTACGAGGGACCACTGGTGCGTTTTCCCTCGGGCGTCGTCGAGGACATACTCAAGGAGATGCAGAATCGCAAAGCCATTCTGCGTGATCGTCAGTTTCAGACGTTCCTCGATCAGGAGATGAAGACGCCCAAGGAACTGATACCGCTCGACACGATCACGACGCTGCAGTGCGTCAGCAACAGTCGCGTCACGGACAGTGCCACGCATTTCTATTGCTTCGAGGTGACCACGTCGCAGCCGAAAAATGGCAACGCCACCTCCGATAATATGTCCTCCAATCCGAATCTGTTGATGACCAGCAATGCCTGCGGCAATGTGAAGCAACAGCGTGTCGCCCATCTCTACGGTGTGGGCAAGGAGTCCGAGCGCGGTGTCTGGATGCAAAAGATCCTCGAGAGTCTCACGAACAGCGTGCCCGTGAAATATACCTGCCACTATTATCGCGCCGGCTGGTGCTACCTTAAG AATTCCATCACCTCAGAATGGAGCGGCACTTGGCTGGTGCTGCGCAAGAGTCAGCGACGTCTCATCTTTGTGAGCGAGGCCAACGGCAATGTCGAGAAAATGGATCTTCGCAAAGCGCGTTGCATAG TGCTGAAGGAGAGCGACGATTCCATTGACAATCTGCACGTGGAGAGCGGCCCGTTGCTGATGATCGACTGTCCGCCGTACTCGGTGTACATGATCATGAGCTCGGCGAGGGAGACAAAGATCTGGCGACACATCATTCGCGAGGTGGCCCACAACAATGGCTTCTCACTAGGCGATCAGCAGCTGACGCGCTACGATGTGCCCGTCATCGTGGACAAGTGCATCAATTTCGTGTACATTCACGGCTCCATGTCGGAGGGCATTTATCGCAAGTCCGGATCGGAGAATTCGATGCACAAACTGATGAGCGCCTTTCGTGCGGATGCCTTCAATGTGGAGATCACGCGCAACGAATACAATGAGCACGATGTGGCCAATGTCCTCAAGCGTTTCATGCGCGATCTGCCCGAACGTTTGCTGGGCAAACTAACCGACAGCTTTGTGTTTGTCACCGAACTCGCTGTGGCCTCCGAGAAGATACCCATCTACAGGGAGCTGCTCGGACGGCTGAGCACCATTGAGCACGAGACGTTGCGACGCATCGTTGGCCACTTGGTGTTCATCAGTTCCCAGCAGGCGAAGAACAAAATGAGCATACAGAATCTAACTATGATCTGGGGTCCCACACTGCTGGCGAAGAAG TGTGACGAACTCATTTACTCACAGAAGGAGGCCGATGTGCTCACCGATCTGATTGTACTCTATAAGAATCTATTTCCCTGCAGCGCCGATGAAATG AAAAAGGAGCAAGCCATGCTGATGTGCCTGCAAAAATACTATGCAGCCGCTGAGACACTCAAAGATGCTGTGAAACAGTCTGGTGATATTAAGATCTGGATCAGTCTAAATCCCAATCCGGATAATACAACAGAG GAGAAGACACAAGTGAATGCGACAATCTCACCGACAAAGACCGCCTATGAGTTGTGTCGCGAGTATTCGGAGAAGATGCGATTGCCCACACATCAGCTGACGCTGTACGAGGTGATCTTGAATGATAGTCTAGAGCGGCCGCTGCATCACGATGCCAAAGTGTTCGATGTCATATTGAACTGGTCGTATTGGCCCGAAGAGGATCGCAAGCACAATTATCTTGTGGTTCGACCCATCGATATGCTACGCGAGGTGCAGCGGGCTGTGAAGAATCTGGCGACAGTGACGCCGGGCAAGGAGCTGCGCTTTGCTGACTATCGCACCAAGTCCTTTAAGTCGCTGCAGTGTGAGCTGCGTGATGGCAAAATTGTTGTCTCGAAGAAGGATAAGAACGACAAGACAACGATAATACGTGAAATATTCCTGCAGAGCTCAACCGCGTATTTGGGCTGTGAACGCAAGCGTGACTTCCCCTGGAGCTGGGCTATCACATTTGTGGAGCGCACTCAGGCGCAAATTATGAG ATCGCGTGATGCTCCGTACATTGGTCATGTGCTGGCGGGCAGTGAATGGGTCGATCGCACTATTTGGTATTCGAGCATTTGGTATTGTCTACATGGGGATAATATATTGCCGCCAGCGGAGATCATCATCAAGTGA